The DNA segment CGCCGAGAGCAGGGAGGAGGCGGAAGCCCTCGGCGTTAAGGTGTTGGATTACGCGGTCTTTAAGAAGCACTTCGCGGTTCTCAACAACCGCTATATTTCTACGCGCTCTCTGGACGACCGTTTTGGCGTCGTTGCCCTCGTTGAAGCCATAAAGGACTTAGTTGACCACGACCTCGATGGAAGGTGGATCTTCGCCTTCACGGTTCAGGAGGAGATAGGCCTCAAAGGAGCGAAGTTCCTGGCCGAGCATTACACCCCGAAGTACGCCTTTGCTATAGACTCCTTCGCCTGTTGCAACGAGCTAACCGGCGACGTTCGCCTCGGCGGGGGAGCGGTGATAAGGGCAGTCGATAACTCCGCGATTTACACGAGGAAGCTCGCCAGAAAGGTTGCCGAGATAGCGTCGAGGAACGACATCCCTCTCCAGATCGGCGTCACCGGCGGCGGAACGGACGCGTCGGTCTTCCAGGACAGGAGCGAGGTTCTGGCTTTGAGCGTTCCGATAAGGTACCTCCACAGCGAGGTCGAGATGCTCCATCTGGCCGACCTTGAGGCGCTGATAAAGCTTATAGAGGCGATAGCGTTTGAACTGTAAAGTTTAAATATCCTTGGCGCATATGCAGGATTGGTGGGAAAAGTGGGACTAACTAAAGTGGATACCAAGGGCAGAGTAGTCATTCCAAAGGATATTAGAAAAAAGATGGGCATAAGGCCGGGAGAAGAGTTCCTGATAACAGAGATAGATGGAGATACGATAGTCATGAAACGCTTTGACGTTAAAAAGATGCTTGAAGAGATGATAAAGAACGCCAAGGGCATCAACCTCGAAGAACTCAAGGAAGAAACAGAAAAAGAGGGGAACAGGGTTGCGAAAGAGCTCTATGGCCTCTAAATTTCTACTGGACACCAACGTCTTCATAGCTGCGGTGAAAACGGGGCGGACAGACACCACAGAGCTCTTACTCCATGTTTTATCCGGTGATAAATACCGGGTTATCGGAAACGATGTCCTGCTGGCAGAGTATCGGAAATACGCTGAGAGACTCAACGCCTTGGATTTCTACGAGTTCCTGAGGCTCAGAATGGAAATAGTCAATCCCTCCAGAAAAGAGGTGCTTCGTCTCCTTCCCCACTTTCCCCCTTCACAGATCGCCGATGCAGTGCACGCGGCCACCTGTCTGAAAACGGGAGCGATTCTAATAACTAATGACCGGCATTTTGAGAAAGTGGCCGAAGAAGGCCTGATTAAAGTGTGGAGCATAAGCGAAGCAATACGAAAGATTCTGAGGAGGTGATCCCTTGCTAAAATACATCGGCTACTTCGCAGTTGGAGTCTTTATCGGCATTTTGGCAGCGTTATTCGGCCTCGGAGGGGGATTCCTGATAGTCCCTACGCTCAACTTCCTCGGCGTTGAGATACACCACGCCGTCGGAACTTCCAGCGCGGCCGTCGTCTTTACCTCCCTCAGCTCAGCCATAGCATACTCAAGGCAGAAGAGAATACACTATAAGGTCGGCCTCCTCTTGGCTTCAACGGCCGTGATAGGAGCGTACATAGGTGCATGGATGACGAGCTTCATAAGCGCCGGTCAGCTCAAGGTCATCTTCGGTGCGGCCCTCGTTGTAGTGGCCATCAGGATATACCGGAAGAAGACAGCCGAGCCGAGCGAGGTTAAGCTTGAGGAAGTTGAGGTCAACTACAAGCTCGTCCCGGTTGGAGGGTTCTTCGCGGGAATAGCCAGCGGTCTCCTCGGCGTTGGAGGGGGCATAATCAACGTGCCCTTCCTGACGTACCTCGGCCTGCCGATACACTACGCGGTCGCTACCTCAAGCTTTGCGATAGTCTTCACAGCAACCGCCGGAGCGCTCAAGCACTACGCCATGGGCAACGTTGAAACTCAGTGGCTGGTCCTCCTCGTCCCGGGCCTCATCATAGGTGCCCAGCTCGGTGCGAGGATAGCAAAGCGGACGAGGGCTTCATCCCTGAAAAAGGCTTTCGCGGTCGTTATGGCCCTCCTTGCCCTGAGGATGATACTGAAGGGCCTCGGTCTTCCGGTTCCATGAGCTTCTCTTCTTTTCTTGCTTTTATGTAGGCAGCCAGCAGAACTATGGCAATTATTATCATCACCACCCATGCAACGGCTAGGGGACGATCGTAGGGGTAGTATAGGTCGCCGGTGAGCGCGTAAAGGAGGGAAGCCGGCAGGAGCATGAGGCTGAGAACCAGTCCGATGAATCCTCCTATCAGGAACACCAGGAAGTTCCTGCTTCCATAGCTCATCTCGCCCCCGAGGACAAGCTCAGCGCGATAACCGATTATGGCGGTCAAAACCACGATAACGGCGGCTAAGACAATGTTTGCATAACCCAGTTTTTCGCGTTTCCACTCGTACAGGCCGTAAGCGAGCACCAGCACCAATCCCGCCGCTGCACAGCCCATCCACACCGAGAGATCCTTGTAGAAGCCGTAGGGCGCGTCCCAGTTGGCGAAGGCTATCGCACCGGGCTGGGTCAGAACGAAGACAAGTGTCACCATGAGCCAGAATTTAAGCGTTGAGGCCTTCACCCCATCACCGGAGAATTTTTAACGCCATCCCTAAAAAGAGTTCCCATGCTGAGTTATCTCCTCGATTTCCTGCTCGGCATCGGCATCGGCCTGATAGCAGGTCTCTTCGGGGTCGGCGGGGGGTTCCTCATAGTCCCCGCTCTGACGATACTGGGCCTGCCGATACACGTGGCCATCGGGACTAGCTTGGCCTGCATAGTCCTCAGCTCCCTCTCCGCGGCGGTCACCCATATACGGCGGGGAACTGTTCTCTACCGTGTTGTGGCCATTAAAGAGGTATTTTCGGTGCCCGCTGCCTTAGTGGGTGCTTACGCCTCCTCACTGCTCCCTGAGGATATTCTCAGGTTCATGTTCATACTGCTCCTCCTCTACCTCTCGTTTAAGATGTGGAGGGACGAAACCCCTACCGACCTTGAGGGAGGAGAACTAAAGACCCTCCGAATTTCGGCGGTGGGGATTCTCTCGGGCCTGATCTCTGGACTGCTGGGCATCAGTGGGGGCATTTTGAACGTCCCCCTTTTCCATGCCTATGTAAGGATACCCATGAAATATGCCGTTGGCACCTCCAGCCTGGCCCTTTTTTTCACCGCTCTTGCGGCCTCTTTTGGTCACTACCGCCTCGGGCAGGTTGACTTACATACGGCTCTTCTTCTTGCACCAGGCCTTCTTGTGGGGGCCAGAATTGGGGCCATCCTAGTTCATAGGGCTCACCCTCGGCACCTTCGAAAGGCATTTTCCGCTATTTTGGTGGTTGTGGCAATCAAAATGCTCCTTTAGGGCACATATTTATTAACACCTCACCGAAGACAGAACCGGGGGAATCGGAGGCGGGATTTCAAAGGGTGCACCAGACGCAACTATATGGCCGGGTATGAATAAACAAACACGCAACTGAATATTGCATTTTAAGGCCATTGGGATTGTGTATGTCCTGCAACTCGTCTCTCAACACCGACTAAAGAGAATGGAACGCTCTGAAACGTTCGTTTCGTCGGAGTCCTCAAATAGGTTTGGGGCGTAGCGTTCATTGGTGATGCCCATGAAGGGGATGAAGGGCTTTGCACTGGCCCTGGCAATATTGCTGGTTGGAAGCGTGATACCCCTGGGACTGGCAGAGAGCAACAACACCACGGGGTCGTACACAGGAGTCCTCGACAACAGCACCAGGGAGATGGTGATAGCGGGTCAGCTGATTGATCAGCTTCAGAGGCTGAGCAGGTTCGCCGAAGATAAGATAGAACCAATAAAGGACAGGCTACCCGAGAACTCGACTGTACTAACCCACTACGAGCTCGCTGAGGACTACAGGGAAAAGGCGGTGAGTGAATACGAGGCCAGTAACTACTACAGCTCGATACTCGACAGCCTCACAGCAATGCACCACTACAAGGTTGCCCTCTCAGCACTTAAGGAAGGCAGAGAAAAGGCTCAGGATGTAAGGGAACGCATCAAACTGGAAATCGAGCGCCTCAGTGAGTACTTCAGGTTCGTTGAGAAGACCATAAGGCTGGCGGAGAACCAGGGGATAGACGTGAGCAACCTCACCGCACTTTACAACGAGACCAAGGATGCCTATAAAGTTGTACTGGATGACCTTAAGGCCGGAGACTACGAAAAGGCGAGGGCAGACTATGAAGTCGCCAAGGAGAAGAAGGCCCTTCTCGACAGGGAGCTGAGAAAGGTCCGCGAGGAGCTCGCCTATGCCAACGCCGATAAGATCGTCAAGGACTTTCTGATCAAGGGTGAGAAGGGAATGGAGATAGCCCAGAAGGCAATCGAAGTTGGGGGGGAGAACGGCTACAACGTGACGGAGCTCCGGGAGAGGCTCAATGCTTTCTCGGAGGTTTACAGCCAGGTCAAGGCCCTGGCCGACGAGGGCAAGTGGGAGGACGCCCTCACAGTCATGAAAGACAACAGGGAAACAATAATCGAGTTCCACAGGGCTGTTGAGTTCGTACTCAGGAAGGTTCGCGAGAGGGAGCTTGATGAAAAGCTGAAGGACGTCCGCGCTTTCCTTATGGAGATGAACGGCAGGATTCAGAAGGACGCAAAGGCGCTCCGCGAGCTCAAGAGCAGGGGCGTCGACACCACCCGGGCAGAGATCCAGCTGAAAGTAGCTATCCAGGAGCTCAGGATAGGCGTCGAGCTTCTAAAAGCGAAGAAACCCCTCCAGGCCAAGGCACACTTTGCAATAGCGCTGGAGGTGCTCCACAGGGTGGATGAGTTCATACTCGCCCACTCCTGACCTTTCCTTTTTAGTTTATGGGGGGATGATTAAATGAGACTCACAGTTGCGGCCCTCATGATGATAACGCTCATCCTCCTGCCCGGGGTTAGTTCCTATACCGTTTCATCCCTGGTTTTGACGGTTTACAATGACGGCTACACCAAGGTTGAATACGAAATCCTACCCTCGGAGTATTCTTCCCAGGTTGAACTCCCCCTCCTCGGCGACCATTACGAGAACGTTATCGTCGAGGACGGGAACGGAAATCCCCTCAACTTCAGGCTTGAGAACGGAAGCCTTCTCATCTATTCCGGGAACGCTGAAGTAGTCAAGGTCTCCTACTACACTCCAGACCTGACCGTGAAGCAGGGCGTGGTGTGGACGCTTAACATTGCGACCAACGATTCCTTCACAGTTGTGCTGCCCGCAAACGCCATAGTGGTCGACCTCAGCGACATACCCCTTGAGATAGCGGGGAACTCGATAACCATGCCCCCCGGAAACCAGAGCGTTTCCTACACGCTCAGCGGGAGAGGGGTCGGAGGAGAGAAAGGAGCGGACAGTTTAGTGTATCTCGCCCTCCTGGGAGGCCTCGCGGTAGTCGGGGGCTCCGCCTACGCCCTATGGAGAAAGAAAAAGGGTCAGAGCTCAATGCCAAGCCGTGAGGAGTTCCAGGCCAGGCTTGAGAACCTCGACCTCAACGAGGAGGAGAGGCGTGCGCTGCTCTACATCTTTGATAAGGGTGGAAAGGCCAGTCAGGCTGAGGTCAGGGAAGCGATAGGCCTGCCTAAAACCACCGCATGGAGGATGTTCAAGCGCCTTGAGCGGAGGGGGCTGGTGAAAGTTCTGAAGGGCAGAAAGGAAAACTGGGTGGAGCTAAGGTTTTAGACCCTATGAGGGCGGATGAAACCTCCAACCCTATTTTTTGCCCTCCTGAATTCTATTCTGCAGGAGAGAAACTCGGAGGAACGTTTTGAAACGAGCAAAGTCCGGCGGGTTCCTAATATACGTGTGGACACCTACACAATATCAGGTGAGAGCCATGAAGATGAGTATGAAAACCCTGCTGGTGCTCTTTATAGGGGCACTGATACCACTGAGCACTGCCGTATGGGCGGCCAGCGTAAACGCCACAGCAACAAACACAACCGCAGTGAGCAACGTCTCGGTGGTCAACGCCACGAACGTGACCAACACCACCCCCGTTAACATGACCAACGTCACCAATACAACGAACACGAGCGTTATGGCATACAACCTGCTCCTGATACTGGATAAGGTCGCCAACTACACCACAGACCTGATAGATGAGCTCAATGCGAGCAACGTCACGATCTCCAATTACACCCTTGAGCTCTACTCTCAGGCTGAAGCAATGCATACCAAGGCGTGGGAGCTTTACAACGCCGGCAACTACAGCGAGAGCATAAACGCCTCCATGAACGCCCTTTACCTCTACAAGGAGGTCATAGAGGAGCTTACCGACTACTACGAAGAGCACAAGGAAGAGAAAATGGAGGAGCAGTACGAGTATTATGAACTCATAATGGACGCTAAGGAGGAGCTTCACAGGGCCGCGGAGTACTTCCCGTACGTGGAGAAAGTTATCGCGGAGGCTGAAGCGGAAGGCCTCAACGTGACCCAGATTAAGGAACTCTACAATGCAACCAAAGAAGCTTACAAGGTCGTCGCCCAGGATCTTGCCAGCGGTAACGTCACAGCGCTCAAGGCGGACCTTGAGTATGCAGAGGAGCTCATGGACAAGCTTGAGGATGCCGTTGAGGAGCTCCAGGAGCAGATAGTCAGCGCAAAGGCCGATGAGATAAGCCAGGCCTTCATGGAGAAGCTCCAGGAGCAGATGGAGCTCATGCAGGAACTAATGGCCCTGATCCAGAACTCCACGATAAACGCCACTTACCTCCAGGAGAACCTCATGGAACTCCAGATGATGTATGAGGAGTTCAACGCCCTCGTCGAGAGCGGCCAGTACGAGGAAGCCCTCGACATGCTCCACGACATCAACGAGGAGCTGAAGGAGATAGTCGAGGAGACTGGGGAGATAGAGAAGGAGTACAAGGAAGAGAAAGAGGAGAAAGAGCACGAGGATGAAGATGATGAATACGAGGATGACCACAAGGAGAAGGACGAGCACAAGGACGAATACACCGACGATGAGAGTGAAGATGACCAGGATGGGGACTACGAGGAACAGGACTCCCACGATGATGACAACGGCCAGCATGAGGACTCTGAGGATGGCAACGGGGGCGAGGAACACAACGGTGAAGACGACTCGGAGGATAGTGAGTGAACCTCCCCTTCTAATATCTTTTTAAGGAGGATTTCTTAACTTCTGGAGGTGCTGTGATGAGGAGCAAAGCAGTGATAGTGCTTGCAGTTGCACTCATGATCCTGCCTCTTGTAAGCGGGCAGTACTCCGTCGAGTCCCTCAGCCTTACAGTCTACTCCGACGGGTACGTTAAGGTAGTTGAGGCTATCGTTCCCGAGAACTACACGGTCAGCTTTTCTGTCCCGCTCCTCGCTACCAACGTTGAGGGGCTGACCGTTATCGACGAGAGCGGAAAACCCCTGCCGTACGAGATAAACGGCTCCACCCTCACAGTGTATTTTGAAAACGCCACCGGTGTTAGAGTAACCTATTACACTCCCGACCTGACCGCGAAAAACGGCGCCATATGGAGCGTTCATTTCGGCTCAACCGTTCCGGTTAAAATAACCTTTCCGGATAACGCTGTCATAGTCGACCTCACCGATATACCCCTTGAGATAAACGGGAACTCTATACTAATGCCTGCCGGAAACCAGACGGTTTCCTATGTCCTTGAATACCGACCAACGGGGGCAGAGATTCCAACGGCCCCGACCTCTGGAATGACTGCTGAACCTTCCAACTCGACGGTGTCATCTAATCCTGGATCCTCACCTCCCACCTCAGGAGGAGGCTCCACAAACTGGACAATGCTCGGTATCCTGGGCCTGCTTGTTCTTGCCGCTGGGGGAGGATTTCTCTACATGAAGCGCGGAGAGAAAGAGGATGTAGCTCCAGGCATCAGCAGGGAGGACTTCGAGAAGCGCCTTAGGGGGTACGAACTGACGAAGGACGAGGAGAAAGCCCTGCTCTACCTGTTCGACAGGGGTGGAAAGGCCAAGCAGGCAGAGGTCCGGGAGATGCTCGGTATCCCGAAGACGACCGCGTGGAGAATGTTCCAGCGCCTTGAGAAGCAGGGACTCGTGAGGGTTTACAAGAAGAAGAGGGAGAACTGGGTGGAGCTGAGGCTTTAGACGGGTCTTTGTTTGGGATTTCTATCTAATTTCAATTTTCATTCCTAACGGGGTGAAATCCTCCAAGGCCTTGGGGCGTGATTAACGAAAGTTATTGACATGGTATAATACGGGGATTATAACTTTTTTATGAGCCGTAAAGTTGGCATTAAAGCCCAGTGGGGTATTCAATGAACATCTTGTCCTCCTCAAACCTAAACCCTGTTTTGAGAAGCCTTCCAAACATGCACCATCAACACGAAAAAGGGAGAAGAAAGAATCACCTTATCCTTGAGCCGAGCTTTATTTCCTTGTCCGGCATGAGTAACGCAACGCGCTCGCCGTCGTCAGCCGCTAAGAGCATTCCCTGGCTTTCCACACCGCGAAGCTTCTTGGGTTCGAGGTTTGCTATGATGACGACGTAGTGGTTGAGCAGCTCTTCCGGCTTGTAGTACTTCTTCAGCCCGGCAACGAGCTGCCTGATCTCGTCGCCAAGGTCAACCTTGACCACGTAGAGCCTGTCGGCGTTGGGGTGGTCTTTGACCTCGATTATTTTTCCAACCCTCAGGTCGAGCTTCATGAAGTCATCAAAGCTGATATACTCCACGCTTTCACCACCTTTTCCCTTTTTCTTCACCTTCTCCTTCTTCGAGGCCTTTCCGGCCTTTTCGGCTTTGGCCTCCAGTTCATCCCCGTAGATGCTCTTAAGGATTGCCATCGCTTCTTCCCTTTTCGCCTCCCCGAAGCGCTCGATGGTAATTTTCCCCCCGTTGTCCCGCCTGTAGTACTTGTCGAGGAGCAGTTTGGCGCTCTCCGGGTTGCCCCTGGCTATGTAGTTCACGATGAAGTAAATTATGTCCTCGTCGGTTACCTTCTTGAACATTGGAGTGGCTTTTCTAACCTTATGGCCTGCAGGAATCTCGGTGAACTCCCAGCGCTTGAGCTCCTCGAGGTTGAGGAGGTGCCATATCTTCTCGCTCGCATCCGGAAGGAACGGCTCAAGGAGGATTCCCAACGCTTTAACTATCTGGAGGGAGATGTTTACCGTGGTGGCCGTCCTAACGCGGTCGGTTTTGGCGGTCTTCCACGGCTTCTGGTAGTCGAAGTAGCGGTTGCCGAAGATGGCCAGCTCCATGACCCTCTTCAACGCGTCCTTGAACTTGTACTGGGCTATCAGCTTTCCGGTCTCCTTAAAGGCCCTCTCAATCTCCTCGAAGGCCTGCCTGTCGAGGTCGTCCAGCTCGCCTCTCTCCGGCACAGTTCCGTTGAAGTAGCGGTTGACGAAGGTGAGTGCGCGATGCACGAAGTTTCCGAGGTTGTTTACCAGTTCTTCGTTTATCTTGCTCTTGAAGTCTGCAAAGCTGAAGTCGCTGTCGCGGGTTTCGGGCATTATGGCGGTGAGATAGTAGCGCAGGTAATCCGCTGGAAACGCATCAAGGAACTCGTGAACCCATATCGCCCAGTTCCTGCTCGTCGAGAACTTCTTGCCCTCAAGGTTGAGGTACTCGTTGGCAGGGATGTCGTATGGCAAAAGCCACTCGGCCCCGGTTTCTTCGTCTTTGTATTTCCCGTAGGCCATCAGGAAGGCCGGCCAGAATATCGCGTGGAAGGGCACGTTGTCCTTGCCGATGAAGTGGATTACCTTTGTCTCTCCGTCGAGGTTGAGCCAGAACTTCTTCCACTCATTCTCCCTTCCCTCTCTCTTCAGGTGCTCAACGGTGATGCTGATGTATCCTATCGGTGCCTCGAACCAGACATAAAGTACCTTTCCTTTAACGTCCTCATCGTCGAGCGGGACCGGAATACCCCAGTCAAGGTCGCGCGTTATGGCCCTCTCTTCGAGGCCCTCCTTTATCCAGCCGAGGACGGTGTTCCTGACGTTCGGCTTCCAGTGCTCCTGGCTTTCCACCCAGGCCTTGAGCTTCTCCTCGAAGTCCTGCATGCGAATATAATAGTGAGCCGAGTCCTTGAAGGTTATCGGGTTGCCACAGATGTTGCAGCGTGGATTGATCAGCTTCTCCGGTGTGAGTGGATGCCCGCAGACTTCACACTGATCGCCGCGCTGACCCTCTGCACCGCAGTAGGGGCAGGTGCCTATGACGTACCTGTCGGGCAGGAACATCTTGTCGTGCTCGCAGTAGGCCTGTTTGGTGACCTTCTTGACGAGGTGGCCGTTTTCGAGGGCTTTTAGGAAGAACTCTTGGCTTACCCGGTAGTGAACCGGGAGCTCGGTTCTTCCAAAGAAATCGAAGCTTATCTTGGCCCTCTCGAAGGTCGTCTTTATGTGTTCGTGGAACTCATCGACGATCTCCCTGGCACTTCTTCCCTCTTTGAGAGCACGGAATGTTATCGGAGTCCCATGTTCATCCGTCCCACATATGAAAAGGACTTCCTCGCCCTTCAGGCGGAGATAGCGAACGAAAATGTCCGCTGGTAAATACGCTCCTGCCAGGTGTCCCGCGTGAATCGGCCCGTTAGCGTAAGGGAGTGCAGATGTTACCATGTACCTGACCATTTTAACCACCGTCCCGGCAATGGGTTTAGCCCCTTATAAGACCTGCGGGTTTTAAACATTACGGTGGGTTATTATGTCTGGGGAAAAATATGTAGGGTTTGATATATCACTTTCCGAGGGAGAGGTTTTCGGTCCTTACAAGGATGGCATTTTTTGGAACCTCGACCTCTCCCCGGGTGATTATCAAAGCTCCGTCGTAGGTTGTCATTGTCAGCTTGGTTTTCCTGAAGCCCCCAGTTTCACCCACTATAAGAAGGGGCCTTTTCTTGAGTTCAAGGAACTTCCTGAACTCTTCCGGCTCTACAAAGATTAAAACACCACCGGCTATAACCCTGTTGGCATCGACGGCCATACCGCACCCCATAACATCACCGGAAAAGTTTAAGGCATCCCCTTGATGTGGTTTTCGGTGTGATGGCGGAAGGTTTATTTTTGGATAGAGATAAACCAGTAACGGTGGGAGTATGGAAGTAGTCAAGCGGCTCCAACAGTTGGAACATCGCATTGAGAGGCTGGAGAGATTGATGGAATTTGAGGAGCTTACTGAGGAAGAGATACGGGAACTTGAATATCGGAGGAAAAAGCGGGACTTCATAGGGGAGGATGAGTTCTGGAGGGAGCTGGGTGTATAAACTTCTTTTTCACAGGGAAGTCCTTAAAGATATGAAAAAGATCCCTCCAGAAACGCAACTCAGAATAAAGCAGGTTCTCCAAACTCTCAAAATTGCCCCCGAGTCCATACATAAAAAACCGTTGAAAGGATATGATGATCTTTTCTCGGTGAGGGTTGGGGATTACAGGATTATCATTGAACCTAACCACGAGGAGAACATTATTTTTGTGTGGATGATTTCTCACAGGGGTAAAGTCTATGAAAGGTTAAAGAGACGAAAGGGTGAGTAATTTTGAAGGCCAGAATCGTCGAGCGCTTCAAGTTTGAGGCCGCCCACGCCGTTATCATAGACGGAAAGCCCGAGGAGATACACGGCCACACGTTCTGGCTTGAGGTGGCTGTTGAAGGCGAAATTAAGAAGGGCTACGTGATGGACTTCCTTGAGCTGAGGAAAATCGTGGATGAAATCATCGGGAAGCTTGACCACAGAAACCTAAACGCTCTCTTCGAAAACCCGACGACCGAGAACGTGGCCCTCTGGATAGCGGGAGAGGTCGGAAAAAAACTACCCGACGGCGTCAAGCTCAAACGTGTGATCCTTTGGGAGGGCGAGGAGAACGGGGTGGAGTTTGAGTTCTAAGAAACGTTTTTATCCCCCAATGTGGAAGTTAGCAATGGTGAACGGAATGTCCGAGGTTACTTCAGAACGGATGTTAAAGCTGTATTCTCATCTTTTCAAGGAGGCTCTTGAACTTAAGAAGCTTATCGAGGTGAAAAAAAAGGAAGTCAGACCCGGAATGTTTGGGAAGGGGAACGCTGAGGAGTTCAAAAGGTATAGGCTTGAGGTGTATGAGCAGTGATTTTTATAGACTCAAGCGTTCTCTACAACTACCTTATCGAAACCAGCCTTACCGAATACGCCGTTGATGTTCTTGAGTCCCGAGAAGGGAAACTAACTTCAGACACCGTCGTTGATGAGTTATTTTATGCACTCATCAGGAAGCTTGGTGAGAAGGAGTACAACGCAATGTCAATCTGGAAAGTTAAGGAGCTTCTCAGGAACGACGCAGAGTTCAGGAGACGCGCTTCTGATGCCATATCGGACATCTTAGCACTTATTGACGCAAAAGATGTTTTACTGGTTTCTGACTCCCGGGACTGGCTGACCGTTGCCACGTTCGTTCATGATTACTCTCTCCTTCCCCACGACGCCAAAATTCTCGCCACTGCCTTGGAATACAACTGTGACAAGCTCGCCACCCTCGACGAGGACTTTGAAGCGGTGAGGGACGTCATCAAGCTCGTTCCGGAGGGATTCTGGGAAGAGTAAGAGTCAATATCTCTAATAGAAGAGTTTACTGAGAATATGGAATTCCAAGAGTTCAAACGGGACAAGAAGACACAGTTTGAAGTTATCCGTACCTTTCATACATGCATATTTCGGAGTTGACTTTTTTCTTTTGCAAGCCTCGCCCTTTAGGGCGGGGTACAGTGTTCGAGAATTTGGCTCTTGAGCAGGAAAGCAACACTTTTTTAAAGCATAAAACCCATACCATACTTTGAAATGAAGCGTTCAGTAACGGTTAAACTTCAACCATCAAAGGCGCAGGAGAAAATCCTCTTT comes from the Thermococcus thioreducens genome and includes:
- a CDS encoding 6-pyruvoyl trahydropterin synthase family protein; translated protein: MKARIVERFKFEAAHAVIIDGKPEEIHGHTFWLEVAVEGEIKKGYVMDFLELRKIVDEIIGKLDHRNLNALFENPTTENVALWIAGEVGKKLPDGVKLKRVILWEGEENGVEFEF
- a CDS encoding PIN domain-containing protein, giving the protein MIFIDSSVLYNYLIETSLTEYAVDVLESREGKLTSDTVVDELFYALIRKLGEKEYNAMSIWKVKELLRNDAEFRRRASDAISDILALIDAKDVLLVSDSRDWLTVATFVHDYSLLPHDAKILATALEYNCDKLATLDEDFEAVRDVIKLVPEGFWEE